A single region of the Acidobacteriota bacterium genome encodes:
- a CDS encoding BolA family transcriptional regulator, with translation MRAKIEAATRPEVLEVLNESRMHNVPPKAETHFRVVVVSSRFEGETRLRRHRMVHGALADELAGPVHALAIDALTPAEWQARDEQRSLSPDCRGGSRFDSPAD, from the coding sequence ATGCGTGCCAAGATCGAAGCGGCGACCCGCCCCGAAGTGCTGGAGGTTCTCAACGAGAGCCGCATGCACAACGTCCCGCCGAAGGCGGAAACCCACTTCCGGGTCGTGGTCGTCAGCAGCCGGTTCGAAGGCGAAACCCGACTTCGCCGGCACCGGATGGTCCACGGTGCCCTGGCCGACGAGTTGGCGGGCCCGGTGCACGCGTTGGCGATCGACGCGCTGACGCCAGCCGAATGGCAGGCCCGGGACGAACAGCGGAGCCTGTCGCCCGACTGCCGCGGCGGCTCCCGGTTCGACTCGCCCGCTGACTGA
- a CDS encoding peroxiredoxin: MSLRINDEAPNFTAQTTEGEIDFHEWIGDSWCVLFSHPKDFTPVCTTELGTVAGLKGEFDRRNCKVIGISVDGVSDHAAWSKDIETSQGHAVNYPLIGDPTLDIVKRYDMLPADAGDTSEGRTPMDNATARSVFVIGPDKRIKATLTYPMSTGRNFAEILRLVDSVQLTAQEQVATPANWEHGDDVIILPAVSDEAARAKYPQGWQQPLPYIRVVPQP, encoded by the coding sequence ATGTCACTGCGAATCAACGACGAAGCTCCTAACTTCACCGCCCAGACGACGGAGGGAGAGATCGACTTCCACGAGTGGATCGGCGACAGCTGGTGCGTTCTGTTCTCCCATCCCAAGGACTTCACGCCAGTGTGCACGACCGAGCTGGGGACCGTGGCCGGTCTCAAGGGCGAGTTCGACCGGCGCAACTGCAAGGTGATCGGCATCAGCGTCGACGGCGTCTCGGATCACGCGGCCTGGTCGAAGGACATCGAGACGTCGCAAGGCCACGCGGTGAACTACCCGCTGATCGGCGACCCAACGCTCGACATCGTGAAGCGTTACGACATGCTGCCCGCCGACGCCGGCGACACGTCCGAGGGCCGCACGCCGATGGACAACGCGACCGCCCGATCGGTCTTCGTCATCGGACCGGACAAGCGGATCAAGGCGACCCTGACCTATCCGATGAGCACGGGCCGCAACTTCGCCGAGATTCTGCGCCTGGTGGACTCCGTGCAGTTGACGGCGCAGGAGCAGGTCGCTACACCGGCGAACTGGGAGCACGGCGACGACGTGATCATCCTGCCGGCGGTGTCGGACGAGGCGGCGCGGGCCAAGTACCCGCAAGGCTGGCAGCAGCCCCTGCCGTACATCCGGGTCGTCCCGCAGCCGTAG
- a CDS encoding arylsulfatase — MRKAAILLTAIVAAACAAPEPAPRPNVVLFLADDQGWGDLSIHGNTNVRTPSIDALAQDGAAFHHFFVSPVCSPTRAELLTGRYHVRSGVHATSRGGERMDLDETTVAEVFRDAGYATAAFGKWHNGTQPPYHPNARGFDEFYGFTSGHWGHYFDPPLDHNGRVVRGNGYVTDDFTDHAIRFIEDHQTEPFFVWIAYNTPHSPMQVPDRWWTRLAADPIVQRHRDPEREQPDHTRAALAMVENIDWNVGRMTARLAELDLENDTIVIYLTDNGPNGWRWNGGMKGRKGSTDEGGVRSPFFVRWPGAIKTGTTVDRIAGAIDLLPTLAELAGIPYTTAHTIDGLSLKPLLEPGSTAAGGWPDRHLVNHWRGRTSIRSQRYRLDHQGQLFDMAADPGQRNDIAVEQPDVAARLTATRDTWIERVTPELPETDTRPFPIGQPAHEYTHLPARDGVARGGIERSSRHPNDSYFTNWTSPEDAITWDVEVLSGGRFEAVLYYTCAEADTGAVIELGLGEHALTGRINEAHAPPLVGMDDDRVLRIESYVKDFRPKVLGEIELEPGRGTLTLRALEIPGRQVMEFRLLTLRRLKLPA; from the coding sequence GTGCGGAAAGCGGCCATCCTGCTAACGGCCATCGTCGCGGCCGCGTGCGCGGCGCCGGAGCCGGCCCCCCGCCCGAATGTCGTCCTCTTCCTCGCCGACGACCAGGGCTGGGGCGACCTCAGCATCCACGGCAACACGAACGTCCGAACGCCGAGTATCGATGCGCTGGCTCAGGACGGCGCGGCCTTCCATCACTTCTTCGTCAGCCCGGTCTGCTCGCCGACGCGCGCCGAGCTGCTGACCGGCCGCTACCACGTCCGGTCCGGCGTCCACGCGACCTCCAGAGGCGGCGAACGGATGGACCTCGACGAGACGACGGTCGCAGAGGTCTTCCGCGACGCGGGCTACGCTACCGCCGCCTTCGGCAAGTGGCACAACGGAACGCAGCCGCCCTATCACCCCAACGCGCGCGGATTCGACGAGTTCTACGGCTTCACGTCGGGCCATTGGGGGCACTACTTCGACCCACCCCTGGACCACAACGGCCGCGTCGTCAGGGGCAACGGCTATGTCACCGACGACTTCACGGACCACGCCATCCGGTTCATCGAGGACCATCAAACCGAGCCCTTCTTCGTCTGGATCGCCTACAACACGCCCCACAGCCCGATGCAGGTTCCCGACCGCTGGTGGACCCGGCTGGCGGCCGACCCGATCGTCCAGCGCCACCGCGATCCCGAGAGGGAGCAGCCGGATCACACCCGGGCCGCCCTGGCAATGGTCGAGAACATCGACTGGAACGTCGGGCGGATGACAGCGCGGCTCGCTGAACTCGACTTGGAGAACGACACGATCGTCATCTACCTGACCGACAACGGACCCAACGGTTGGCGCTGGAACGGCGGCATGAAGGGGCGCAAGGGTTCAACCGATGAAGGCGGCGTCCGGTCCCCCTTCTTCGTCCGCTGGCCAGGTGCCATCAAAACCGGCACGACCGTCGACCGGATCGCCGGAGCGATCGACCTGCTGCCGACTCTGGCCGAACTCGCCGGCATCCCGTACACCACCGCCCACACCATCGACGGCCTCAGCCTGAAACCGCTGCTCGAGCCCGGATCTACGGCGGCCGGCGGATGGCCCGACCGCCATCTGGTGAACCACTGGCGCGGCCGCACCAGCATCCGTAGCCAGCGGTACCGACTCGATCATCAAGGGCAGTTGTTCGACATGGCGGCCGACCCGGGGCAACGAAACGACATCGCCGTCGAACAACCGGACGTGGCAGCAAGGCTCACCGCTACCCGCGACACCTGGATCGAGCGGGTAACTCCCGAACTCCCCGAAACCGACACACGGCCGTTTCCGATCGGCCAACCCGCACACGAGTACACGCATCTGCCAGCACGCGACGGCGTCGCCCGAGGCGGTATCGAACGGTCCAGCCGCCACCCGAACGACTCCTACTTCACCAACTGGACAAGCCCTGAGGACGCGATCACGTGGGACGTTGAGGTCCTCTCCGGTGGCCGCTTCGAGGCCGTCCTCTACTACACCTGCGCCGAAGCCGACACGGGTGCCGTCATTGAACTCGGGCTCGGCGAGCACGCACTGACCGGCCGGATCAACGAAGCGCACGCCCCGCCGCTCGTCGGCATGGACGACGACCGGGTGCTGCGCATCGAGTCCTATGTGAAGGACTTCCGGCCGAAGGTTCTGGGCGAGATTGAACTCGAACCCGGTCGCGGCACGCTCACTCTCCGCGCCCTGGAGATCCCCGGTCGCCAGGTCATGGAGTTCCGGCTACTTACGCTCCGCCGCCTCAAGCTGCCGGCGTAG
- the aroH gene encoding chorismate mutase — protein MPRKPQSSSWRRKHLLCRGVRGATTVPDSSREQILTSTAELLERMVQANGIEQEDVASAVFTTTPDLTAEYPALAARLMGWRDVALLCGHEMAVPGGLDRCVRILLHWNTMRSASEIEHVYIHGAANLRPDRSELEELRRQLEAAERK, from the coding sequence ATGCCTCGCAAGCCGCAGTCCAGTTCCTGGCGCCGCAAGCACCTCCTGTGCCGCGGCGTCCGCGGCGCGACCACGGTTCCGGACTCCAGCCGCGAGCAGATCCTCACCTCCACCGCGGAACTGCTGGAGCGGATGGTCCAGGCGAATGGAATCGAACAGGAGGATGTCGCGAGCGCGGTTTTCACGACGACGCCCGACCTGACAGCCGAGTACCCGGCGCTCGCCGCGCGCTTGATGGGCTGGCGCGACGTGGCGCTGCTGTGCGGTCACGAAATGGCGGTGCCGGGCGGCCTGGATCGCTGTGTGCGCATCCTGCTGCACTGGAACACGATGCGGTCCGCTTCCGAGATCGAGCATGTCTACATCCACGGTGCGGCGAATCTGCGGCCGGATCGTAGCGAGCTCGAAGAGCTACGCCGGCAGCTTGAGGCGGCGGAGCGTAAGTAG
- a CDS encoding arylsulfatase, producing MVAATLLAACSPPESSEPTPRAGPNILLILADDLGYGDLGAYNPDSRIPTLNLDRLASEGMRLTDAHSPSAVCTPTRYALLTGRYAWRSRLKSSVLGGRSTALIEPGRQTLPAFLQTNGYATAGIGKWHLGLGADADPDDDEPGRTDYGAPLRPGPLTVGFDHYFGIPASLDMEPYLYIEDDGVVEAATGTVEASDMRRRGGGGFWRAGQIAPGFEFLQVTPTLFERASSYIRQRAAGDDGRPFFLYLPLPSPHTPWMPLPEFEGSSGAGVYGDFVAQVDAGVGRLLADLDAVNLAEDTLVLFTSDNGAHWLSGDIEETGHRANGALRGQKADIHEGGHRVPFVARWPGHIPAGSVRSELAGLLDIFRTVASLLGRELPAGSAEDSVDLWPVLRGDADARAPRDSLIHHSARGMFALRFDEVDDDGTPRRWKLIEGLGSGGFTEPRQLAPDPGGAAGQLYELTADPAETEDLYLERPDLVGRLTNELDAIRGDDAGPLATPSR from the coding sequence GTGGTCGCGGCGACGCTTCTCGCCGCCTGCTCGCCGCCCGAGTCGAGCGAACCGACGCCGCGAGCGGGTCCGAACATCCTTCTCATCCTCGCCGACGACCTAGGCTACGGCGACCTCGGCGCCTACAACCCGGACTCCCGCATACCGACCCTAAACCTGGACCGCCTGGCCTCCGAGGGCATGCGGCTGACCGACGCCCACAGTCCATCCGCGGTCTGCACACCGACCCGGTACGCGCTTCTTACCGGCCGCTATGCGTGGCGTTCCCGACTCAAGAGCAGTGTTCTGGGCGGCCGCTCGACGGCACTGATCGAACCGGGACGGCAAACGCTTCCTGCCTTCCTGCAGACGAACGGGTACGCGACGGCCGGTATCGGCAAGTGGCACCTGGGCCTCGGCGCCGACGCGGACCCCGACGACGACGAACCCGGACGCACCGACTACGGCGCACCGCTTCGGCCGGGTCCGCTGACGGTCGGCTTCGATCACTACTTCGGCATTCCGGCATCCCTTGACATGGAGCCCTATCTGTACATCGAGGACGACGGCGTCGTCGAGGCCGCCACCGGAACGGTCGAGGCCAGCGACATGAGGCGTCGCGGTGGAGGCGGTTTCTGGCGCGCCGGCCAGATCGCCCCGGGCTTCGAATTCCTGCAGGTGACGCCGACGCTCTTCGAGCGAGCGAGCAGCTACATCAGGCAACGAGCGGCCGGCGACGATGGACGCCCGTTCTTCCTGTACCTGCCCCTGCCCTCGCCTCATACTCCGTGGATGCCGCTCCCCGAGTTCGAGGGCTCAAGCGGAGCCGGTGTCTACGGCGACTTCGTGGCCCAGGTCGACGCCGGCGTCGGCCGGCTGCTCGCCGATCTCGACGCTGTGAACCTCGCCGAAGACACCCTGGTTCTGTTCACGAGCGACAACGGCGCCCACTGGCTCTCAGGCGACATCGAAGAAACCGGGCACCGCGCCAACGGTGCGCTGCGCGGCCAGAAGGCCGACATCCACGAGGGCGGTCATCGTGTTCCCTTCGTCGCGCGCTGGCCCGGCCACATCCCCGCCGGTTCGGTCCGCTCGGAACTCGCTGGTCTGCTCGACATCTTCCGTACCGTGGCCTCTCTCCTGGGCCGCGAACTGCCCGCGGGCAGCGCCGAGGACAGTGTCGACCTGTGGCCTGTGCTCCGGGGCGACGCGGACGCACGAGCGCCCCGCGATTCCCTGATCCACCACAGCGCTCGCGGCATGTTCGCCCTCCGCTTCGACGAGGTCGACGACGACGGCACGCCGCGGAGGTGGAAGCTGATCGAGGGACTCGGCTCCGGAGGCTTCACCGAACCCCGCCAGCTCGCCCCGGACCCCGGGGGCGCCGCCGGCCAGCTCTACGAACTGACCGCCGACCCGGCCGAAACCGAGGACCTCTACCTGGAGCGTCCCGACCTCGTCGGCCGGCTGACAAACGAACTCGACGCGATCCGCGGCGACGACGCCGGGCCCCTGGCGACGCCCTCTCGCTAG
- a CDS encoding HEAT repeat domain-containing protein, with translation MIKDAFSQILGLALALGLGAGANAQELMPDHDASRRERLDYNGGRFRTGDGFRVEAAAEPGLFGSVVNMTFDAEGRALLALEGDGLAVLEDADGDGVFDRRIDIAPQVETAHGLYVMGPGDLLVHANGDGRLAEAAGVEGEVRSNGSVEDTGLYRLRDTDGDDRVDAVERIARATGRIQEHGPHTIARGPDGALYLLYGNYSEPDVRLAPSSALRDLEEDQLLPRILDPRGHANSLRAPGGTLYRLDLAANVWERLSGGLRNPFDLAIGAAGEVFAYEADMEWDRGLPWFRPTRVVHLIPAGDYGWRTGSGKFAFYEIDTLPGVVDIGRGSPVGVVFYYHDAYPERYRGGYFMGDWSRGRIRVLFPERSGATWTGEAHDFVLGEPLNVTDLDVGPDGWLYFATGGRGTSGGLYRVTYDQPGQPPEATGALRAVRQPMPRSGWGREAILRARAEVGDAWTSELWRIVRDPASEALDRQRALELLQVHGPKPTLDQTSALLSSDEPMVRAAAASLLGSYTLPQVQEPLRGALADPDPLVARRAAESLARSGLHPRVRGLEAATSEALYDLLDHEDRFLRYAAREAILRVPHGYWFDQAFMASPQQRPRGFFEALLATIYRQEHKLEYNFLTGKLTQAVRADLDAEGELDFLRMLELFFIRDEDPDAPGRADARSGLGPALLARYPHADDRVNRQLERLLAFLQPDGALAKMAGRLDEERPPEEQIHTAYCIRAMDRGWTPELRDRVVSWFDDARGFRGAASMAGYIDAIWQGVLAHFPAEERTAAEERLDRQRSERARRAAELITDVDGDRPGRSDLAQMSFEELAEYLEYDVMAYERYSPEQGERVFHRARCSACHVFGDIGRGGGPDLSTVVRRFRRREILESIMYPSRVISDQYQAVDVELDDGSFHSGMVVEDGETGLTLIDAGGNRLDLDRSSIRSREPSALSIMPEGLLDAMTLSDLASLMRFLDQPAEGEP, from the coding sequence TTGATAAAGGACGCCTTCTCCCAGATTCTCGGCCTGGCTCTTGCTCTCGGGCTCGGCGCCGGGGCGAACGCCCAGGAGTTGATGCCGGATCACGATGCCTCGCGCCGGGAGCGGCTCGACTACAACGGCGGGCGTTTCCGTACCGGTGATGGTTTCCGGGTCGAGGCGGCAGCCGAGCCGGGGCTGTTCGGTTCCGTCGTCAACATGACCTTCGACGCCGAGGGCCGAGCCCTCCTGGCGCTCGAAGGCGACGGACTGGCCGTGCTCGAAGACGCCGACGGCGACGGCGTCTTCGACCGCAGGATTGACATCGCGCCCCAGGTCGAGACAGCCCACGGCCTGTACGTCATGGGGCCCGGCGATCTGCTCGTCCATGCGAACGGTGACGGCCGCCTCGCCGAGGCCGCCGGCGTCGAGGGTGAGGTGCGGTCCAACGGGTCGGTCGAGGACACCGGGCTGTACCGGCTCCGGGACACCGACGGCGACGACAGGGTCGACGCGGTGGAACGGATCGCCCGCGCGACGGGTCGGATCCAGGAACACGGCCCGCACACGATCGCCCGGGGCCCGGACGGCGCGCTCTACCTGCTGTACGGCAACTACTCCGAACCCGACGTTCGGCTGGCCCCGTCGTCGGCCCTGCGCGACCTCGAGGAGGATCAGCTCCTGCCGCGCATCCTCGATCCCCGGGGCCACGCGAACAGTCTGCGAGCGCCGGGCGGCACGCTCTACCGCCTCGATCTGGCGGCGAACGTCTGGGAGCGACTTTCCGGCGGTCTGCGCAACCCGTTCGATCTGGCGATCGGGGCGGCCGGCGAGGTGTTCGCCTACGAGGCGGACATGGAGTGGGACCGCGGCCTGCCGTGGTTCCGCCCGACCCGCGTCGTTCACCTGATCCCGGCCGGAGACTATGGCTGGCGCACGGGTTCCGGGAAGTTTGCGTTCTACGAGATCGACACCCTGCCCGGGGTGGTCGACATCGGCCGCGGATCGCCGGTGGGCGTCGTCTTCTACTACCACGATGCCTACCCCGAGCGGTATCGGGGCGGCTACTTCATGGGCGACTGGTCGCGGGGCCGTATCCGGGTTCTGTTCCCCGAGCGATCCGGCGCCACCTGGACCGGCGAGGCCCACGACTTCGTGCTCGGCGAGCCGCTCAACGTGACCGACCTGGATGTCGGCCCCGACGGCTGGCTCTACTTCGCCACCGGTGGCCGCGGCACGTCGGGCGGGTTGTACCGCGTGACCTACGACCAGCCGGGCCAGCCTCCGGAGGCGACGGGCGCGCTGCGCGCCGTGCGGCAGCCGATGCCGCGGTCCGGGTGGGGCAGGGAGGCGATCCTGCGCGCCCGCGCCGAGGTCGGCGATGCATGGACCTCGGAGCTGTGGCGGATCGTCCGCGATCCGGCCAGCGAAGCGCTCGACCGCCAGCGGGCGCTGGAACTGCTCCAGGTCCACGGTCCGAAGCCGACCCTCGACCAGACGTCTGCCCTGCTTTCGAGTGATGAGCCCATGGTGCGTGCGGCGGCGGCGTCGCTTCTGGGTTCCTACACCTTGCCGCAGGTGCAGGAACCGCTTCGCGGCGCGCTCGCGGACCCGGATCCACTTGTGGCGCGCCGCGCGGCCGAGTCGCTGGCCCGGTCCGGGCTGCATCCGCGCGTCAGGGGACTCGAGGCCGCAACCTCGGAGGCTCTCTACGACCTGCTGGATCACGAGGACCGGTTCCTTCGCTATGCCGCGCGCGAGGCGATCCTGCGGGTCCCGCACGGCTACTGGTTCGACCAGGCGTTCATGGCTTCTCCCCAGCAACGTCCGCGCGGTTTCTTCGAGGCGTTGCTGGCGACGATCTACCGCCAGGAGCACAAGCTGGAGTACAACTTCCTTACGGGCAAGCTGACTCAGGCGGTCCGGGCTGATCTGGACGCGGAGGGAGAGCTCGACTTCCTGCGCATGCTGGAGCTCTTCTTCATTCGCGATGAGGATCCGGACGCGCCCGGGCGCGCCGACGCCAGATCAGGCCTGGGACCGGCGCTGCTCGCGCGTTACCCGCATGCGGATGACCGCGTGAACCGTCAGCTCGAGCGGCTGCTGGCCTTCCTGCAGCCGGACGGCGCGCTGGCGAAGATGGCTGGGCGTCTGGATGAGGAGCGACCACCAGAAGAGCAGATTCACACCGCCTACTGCATCCGTGCGATGGATCGGGGCTGGACCCCGGAACTGCGCGACCGGGTCGTGTCGTGGTTCGACGACGCCCGCGGCTTCCGGGGCGCCGCCAGCATGGCGGGGTACATCGATGCGATCTGGCAGGGCGTCCTGGCGCACTTTCCGGCCGAAGAGCGGACCGCCGCCGAGGAGCGGCTGGACCGGCAGCGGTCCGAGCGGGCGCGCCGCGCAGCCGAACTGATCACCGATGTCGACGGTGACCGGCCGGGCCGGAGCGACCTCGCTCAGATGAGCTTCGAGGAACTCGCCGAGTATCTGGAGTACGACGTGATGGCCTACGAACGGTACAGCCCGGAGCAGGGCGAGCGGGTCTTCCACCGCGCCCGGTGCTCGGCCTGCCATGTGTTCGGCGACATTGGCCGAGGGGGTGGACCGGATCTGTCGACGGTGGTCAGGCGATTCCGTCGCCGCGAGATCCTGGAGTCGATCATGTACCCCTCCCGGGTGATCTCGGACCAGTACCAGGCGGTCGATGTCGAGCTCGATGACGGCAGTTTCCACAGCGGCATGGTCGTCGAAGACGGCGAGACGGGGTTGACCCTGATCGACGCAGGGGGCAACCGGCTCGATCTGGACCGTTCAAGCATTCGCAGCCGGGAGCCGTCGGCCCTGTCGATCATGCCGGAGGGCCTGCTCGACGCGATGACCCTCAGCGACCTGGCGAGCCTGATGCGGTTCCTGGACCAGCCGGCGGAGGGCGAGCCCTAG
- a CDS encoding Tm-1-like ATP-binding domain-containing protein, with protein MPQTPCTIAVLATLDTKGGEASYLVDRIVRDWGCRAFVIDLGVLGEPALDGSRLPDVSRREVACAGGEKVEQLARAADRRRAIATMSAGAEEVVRRSYRRGSFDAIVGLGGRAGTAMATTAMRALPLGVPKVMVSTMAGGDASGYVGFKDIVMVPSIVDLDGINRISRQILSRTAAAVCAMARVEIEGGDDRPLIAASTFRSATPCVDACRRQLETEGLEVLVFQATGAGGRTMESLIEAGFVRGVLDLTTTECADELVGGVRTAGPSRLEAAATSGTPAIVVPGCLDMVSFFARDTVPSEFEGRTFHHLSDNMTLMRTSREECAELGQVLASKLNASTGPVEVYLPLGGVSTLSAPGGPFHDPAADDALFHALRENLRRAVPVTEVDANINDPRFSYAVSDAMLRLVRDAN; from the coding sequence GTGCCCCAGACGCCCTGCACGATCGCGGTGCTGGCCACCCTCGACACGAAGGGAGGCGAAGCCTCCTATCTGGTGGATCGCATCGTGCGCGACTGGGGCTGCCGCGCGTTCGTCATCGACCTCGGCGTGCTCGGCGAGCCCGCCCTCGACGGAAGCCGGCTGCCCGACGTGAGCCGCCGTGAAGTCGCCTGCGCCGGCGGCGAGAAGGTCGAGCAACTGGCCCGGGCGGCCGACCGCAGGCGCGCGATCGCCACGATGTCCGCCGGTGCCGAGGAGGTTGTCCGCCGCAGCTACCGGCGCGGGAGCTTCGACGCAATCGTCGGCCTGGGCGGCCGGGCCGGCACCGCGATGGCGACAACGGCGATGCGTGCCCTGCCTCTCGGCGTACCCAAGGTCATGGTGTCGACGATGGCCGGCGGAGACGCCTCGGGTTACGTCGGCTTCAAGGACATCGTCATGGTGCCCTCGATCGTCGATCTTGACGGTATCAACCGGATCAGCCGGCAGATTCTGAGTCGCACCGCCGCCGCGGTCTGCGCCATGGCCCGCGTCGAGATCGAGGGCGGGGACGATCGTCCTCTGATTGCCGCTTCCACGTTCAGGAGCGCAACCCCCTGCGTGGATGCCTGCCGGCGCCAACTCGAGACCGAGGGTCTCGAGGTCCTCGTCTTCCAGGCCACGGGCGCCGGCGGCCGCACCATGGAGAGCCTGATTGAAGCCGGCTTCGTGCGCGGCGTACTCGACCTGACGACCACGGAGTGCGCGGACGAGTTGGTTGGCGGCGTACGCACCGCGGGTCCCTCCCGGCTGGAGGCCGCGGCCACGAGCGGTACACCCGCCATCGTCGTACCCGGCTGCCTCGACATGGTCAGCTTCTTCGCCCGGGACACCGTTCCCAGCGAGTTCGAGGGTCGCACCTTTCACCACCTGAGTGACAACATGACCCTGATGCGCACGTCCCGGGAGGAGTGCGCGGAGCTCGGTCAGGTCCTCGCCTCCAAGCTGAATGCCTCCACCGGCCCGGTCGAGGTCTACTTGCCGCTTGGCGGCGTCTCCACGCTCTCCGCGCCCGGCGGACCGTTCCATGATCCGGCGGCCGACGACGCGCTGTTCCATGCCCTGCGCGAGAACCTGCGGCGGGCAGTGCCGGTCACCGAGGTCGACGCGAACATCAACGACCCGCGCTTCTCCTACGCCGTCAGCGACGCCATGCTGCGGCTGGTGCGGGACGCGAACTGA
- a CDS encoding carbonic anhydrase family protein, whose translation MCEHADGSEWGYEPHNGPAVWGRLDPAYETCSLGGEQSPIDLNGARNARVDPVEFEYRSSRSTVENTGHSIQVNPEPGSGVVVGGVRFELEQFHFHHGAEHTIEGVRLPLELHFVHRSAGGSLVVVGVLFREGPANRPLVPVWSCLPVSAGAPRPVPDAVDLRALLPKHRTSWRYRGSLTTPPCTEGVAWIVLTEPLTLSAGQIDAFAAIFPNNYRPVQPLGERVLMRG comes from the coding sequence ATGTGTGAACATGCCGACGGATCTGAGTGGGGCTACGAGCCGCACAACGGCCCCGCTGTCTGGGGCCGTCTCGACCCTGCGTACGAAACGTGTTCGCTGGGCGGTGAGCAGTCTCCGATCGATCTGAACGGTGCTCGTAACGCGCGGGTCGATCCGGTCGAGTTCGAGTACCGGTCTTCCCGGTCGACGGTCGAAAACACGGGGCATTCGATCCAGGTGAACCCGGAACCCGGTAGCGGCGTGGTTGTCGGGGGCGTGCGGTTCGAGTTGGAGCAGTTCCATTTCCACCACGGCGCCGAGCACACGATCGAGGGCGTCCGTCTGCCGCTCGAGCTGCACTTCGTGCACCGGAGCGCAGGCGGTTCCCTGGTGGTCGTCGGAGTCCTGTTCCGTGAGGGGCCCGCGAACCGGCCGCTGGTGCCGGTGTGGTCATGCCTTCCGGTCTCTGCCGGGGCGCCGCGTCCCGTTCCGGACGCGGTCGATCTGCGGGCCCTGCTGCCGAAGCACCGGACCTCCTGGCGGTACCGTGGGTCGCTGACCACCCCGCCTTGTACGGAAGGCGTGGCCTGGATCGTCCTGACGGAACCGCTCACGTTGTCGGCCGGGCAGATCGATGCCTTCGCGGCGATCTTCCCGAACAACTACCGGCCGGTGCAGCCGCTCGGCGAGCGCGTTCTCATGCGCGGATGA